One window from the genome of bacterium encodes:
- the atpC gene encoding ATP synthase F1 subunit epsilon: protein MANSFKVTITTAEQQLLETDAVSLTLPGIAGYLGIWANHAPLVTALVPGVVTLRHDDSDAAGSVSHFAVSRGFVEVANNRVSVMVDSCEPSNQIDVTRAEAALERAKKLLLEPANAKVDVARAEAALERAKARLIAAKKGK, encoded by the coding sequence ATGGCCAACTCCTTCAAGGTCACCATCACCACCGCCGAGCAGCAGCTGCTCGAGACGGACGCCGTGTCGCTGACCCTGCCGGGCATCGCGGGCTACCTGGGCATCTGGGCCAACCACGCCCCGCTGGTGACCGCGCTGGTCCCCGGCGTGGTGACCCTGCGCCACGACGACAGCGACGCCGCCGGCTCGGTGAGCCACTTCGCGGTGAGCCGCGGCTTCGTCGAGGTGGCGAACAACCGCGTCTCGGTCATGGTCGACAGCTGCGAGCCCTCCAACCAGATCGACGTCACCAGGGCCGAGGCGGCGCTGGAGCGGGCGAAGAAGCTGCTGCTGGAGCCGGCCAACGCGAAGGTCGACGTGGCGCGGGCGGAGGCGGCGCTGGAGCGGGCGAAGGCGCGGCTGATCGCGGCCAAGAAGGGGAAGTAG